Proteins from one Mobula birostris isolate sMobBir1 chromosome 10, sMobBir1.hap1, whole genome shotgun sequence genomic window:
- the LOC140204530 gene encoding interferon-inducible GTPase 5-like, translating to MEGASSRQQVAETEKATFFTKEELSKLKSNFETGGVDKIKSLINQKVSELDSTQLNIAVTGETGAGKSTFINAMRGLRNNDDGAAKVGLTETTMEPAGFPHPNFSNVCYWDLPGIGSTKFPADKYLKQMKFEKYNFFIIISAGRFKENETKLAKEIKRLRKKFYFVRSKIDADFDSMRKGGKEVNEEKELKLIRNNCCENLREAGIQTPSVFLISSFEQDRYDFNRLNKALEDDLPIIMKSIFVLAYRNRSVEIIQKKKKMLQKRIWMLATLSGAVGATPIPGLSAACDISILIGAITHFRKCLCLDEASLQRLAKTTDKSVEELKAVVKTSLLGEINTNIIVRLGWGATAVALSALEFGLYSIPVIGSIFGAGSSFLMTYKILTNALEDLTESAERVMKFAFGIN from the exons ATGGAAGGAGCAAGCTCCAG ACAACAGGTGGCTGAGACTGAGAAAGCCACATTCTTCACAAAGGAAGAGCTCAGCAAACTGAAGTCCAACTTTGAAACAGGTGGTGTGGACAAGATTAAATCTCTGATAAATCAGAAGGTATCAGAACTGGATAGCACACAACTTAACATTGCAGTGACGGGAGAAACAGGTGCAGGAAAATCCACCTTCATCAATGCCATGAGAGGACTTCGAAACAATGATGATGGAGCTGCCAAAGTTGGGCTCACTGAAACTACAATGGAACCAGCTGGATTTCCACATCCCAATTTCTCCAACGTCTGCTACTGGGACCTGCCAGGGATCGGGAGCACAAAATTTCCAGCTGATAAATATCTCAAGCAAATGAAATTTGAAAAATATAATTTCTTCATCATAATATCAGCTGGTCGTTTCAAAGAAAATGAGACAAAACTTGCGAAAGAGATTAAACGTCTCAGGAAGAAATTCTATTTTGTCCGCAGCAAGATTGATGCTGATTTTGATTCAATGAGAAAAGGGGGGAAGGAAGTTAATGAGGAAAAAGAACTGAAACTTATTCGGAATAACTGCTGCGAGAATTTGAGGGAAGCAGGGATTCAAACCCCGTCTGTGTTCCTGATATCCAGTTTTGAACAGGATCGATATGATTTCAATCGGTTAAATAAAGCACTTGAAGATGATCTGCCAATTATAATGAAAAGTATCTTTGTCCTGGCCTATCGAAACCGAAGTGTAGAGATTattcaaaagaaaaagaaaatgctgcagaaacgtATCTGGATGTTGGCAACGCTTTCGGGAGCTGTGGGAGCAACCCCCATTCCTGGTCTCTCTGCTGCCTGTGATATCAGCATATTGATTGGGGCAATAACCCATTTCCGTAAATGTCTGTGTCTGGATGAAGCTTCTCTTCAAAGACTGGCCAAAACCACAGATAAATCTGTGGAAGAGCTTAAGGCGGTAGTTAAAACTTCCCTGCTGGGGgaaataaatacaaatataattGTAAGGTTAGGTTGGGGAGCTACAGCTGTTGCCCTTTCAGCTTTGGAATTTGGTCTTTACTCCATCCCTGTTATTGGTTCCATTTTTGGAGCAGGATCATCATTTCTCATGACCTATAAAATACTGACCAATGCACTGGAGGACCTTACAGAGAGTGCAGAGAGGGTGATGAAGTTTGCATTTGGCATCAATTAA